In a genomic window of Streptomyces sp. SJL17-4:
- a CDS encoding S8 family serine peptidase, translated as MAAAALGTTVALAAPAGFAQAAPTDTEPVAARSAGATQSTSTTTPAAAPAAWAAGTRAYLVITAPGGTSAVSGAVTSNGGSVFATYDAIGVIVAHSTSASFASAMRTVGGVQQVGATRTSDVPADAYNPALPANPAQSTTTLTESNRWDMTQIKAEQAWAVTTGSATVKVGILDTGVDDQHQDIAPNFNAADSASCAYGKADTRAGAWRDVGTHGTHVAGTVAAAKNGKGVIGVAPGVKISSVRIAEPSSSLFFAENTICGFMWAGDHGFKVTNNSYYTDPWQFNCPDNVDQGAIIEGVRRAQEYAEGKGSLQVAAAGNSNYDLANKTTDSESPNDSTPVTRTITNACIDIPTELPGVVTVAAQGNGGAKASYSNFGNGVIDIAAPGGDGASGVYSTLPGGKYGNMNGTSMASPHVAGVAALIASTNPSFTPAQIRDQLGVQATDRACPSDTRCKGTTTKNGFFGEGAVDALKAVGGTTPPPGKYFENLTDVAIADNATVESPITVSGVTGNAPATLKVGVDVKHTYIGDLKVDLVAPDGTVYTVHNRAGGGTDNLVQTFTVNASAEVANGVWKLRVNDNASQDTGRIDAWNLTF; from the coding sequence ATGGCCGCCGCGGCGCTCGGTACGACCGTGGCGCTCGCCGCTCCCGCAGGATTCGCCCAGGCAGCACCGACCGACACGGAGCCCGTCGCGGCCCGTTCGGCGGGGGCGACGCAGAGCACCAGCACGACGACACCGGCAGCGGCTCCGGCCGCCTGGGCCGCGGGCACCCGCGCGTACCTGGTGATCACGGCACCCGGCGGCACCTCGGCGGTCAGCGGCGCGGTGACGAGCAACGGCGGTTCGGTCTTCGCCACTTATGACGCGATCGGCGTGATCGTGGCGCACTCGACGTCCGCGTCGTTCGCCTCGGCGATGCGCACGGTCGGCGGCGTCCAGCAGGTCGGGGCGACCCGCACCTCGGACGTCCCCGCCGACGCCTACAACCCGGCGCTCCCGGCCAACCCCGCGCAGTCGACGACCACGCTCACGGAGTCGAACCGCTGGGACATGACGCAGATCAAGGCCGAGCAGGCCTGGGCGGTCACCACCGGTTCGGCGACCGTGAAGGTCGGCATCCTCGACACCGGCGTGGACGACCAGCACCAGGACATCGCGCCGAACTTCAACGCCGCCGACTCGGCCTCCTGCGCCTACGGCAAGGCGGACACCCGCGCGGGCGCCTGGCGTGACGTCGGCACCCACGGCACGCACGTCGCCGGCACCGTCGCGGCCGCCAAGAACGGCAAGGGCGTCATCGGCGTCGCGCCGGGCGTGAAGATCTCCTCCGTCCGCATCGCGGAGCCGTCCAGCAGCCTGTTCTTCGCGGAGAACACGATCTGCGGCTTCATGTGGGCCGGTGACCACGGCTTCAAGGTCACCAACAACAGCTACTACACGGACCCGTGGCAGTTCAACTGCCCGGACAACGTGGACCAGGGCGCCATCATCGAGGGTGTCCGCCGGGCCCAGGAGTACGCCGAGGGCAAGGGATCGCTCCAGGTCGCCGCCGCCGGCAACTCCAACTACGACCTGGCGAACAAGACGACCGACTCCGAGTCCCCCAACGACTCGACCCCGGTCACCCGCACCATCACCAACGCCTGCATCGACATCCCGACGGAGCTCCCGGGCGTCGTGACCGTCGCCGCGCAGGGCAACGGCGGCGCCAAGGCCTCGTACTCGAACTTCGGCAACGGCGTGATCGACATCGCGGCCCCCGGCGGCGACGGCGCCTCCGGCGTCTACTCGACGCTCCCGGGCGGCAAGTACGGCAACATGAACGGCACGTCGATGGCGTCCCCGCACGTGGCGGGCGTCGCGGCGCTGATCGCGAGCACGAACCCCTCGTTCACCCCGGCGCAGATCCGGGACCAGCTGGGCGTCCAGGCCACGGACCGCGCGTGCCCCTCGGACACCCGCTGCAAGGGCACCACGACCAAGAACGGCTTCTTCGGCGAGGGCGCGGTCGACGCCCTGAAGGCCGTCGGGGGCACCACTCCGCCGCCCGGCAAGTACTTCGAGAACCTCACCGATGTCGCGATCGCCGACAACGCCACGGTGGAGAGCCCGATCACGGTCAGCGGCGTGACGGGCAACGCGCCGGCCACGCTCAAGGTGGGCGTGGACGTCAAGCACACCTACATCGGTGACCTGAAGGTCGATCTGGTGGCGCCGGACGGCACCGTCTACACGGTCCACAACCGGGCCGGCGGCGGCACGGACAACCTCGTCCAGACGTTCACGGTCAACGCCTCGGCGGAGGTCGCGAACGGTGTCTGGAAGCTCCGGGTGAACGACAACGCGAGCCAGGACACGGGCAGGATCGACGCCTGGAACCTGACCTTCTGA
- a CDS encoding diiron oxygenase codes for MASSTVRPENEGRFDSSTAERLLGSAAKLSYDPAVEVDWDTPLDKDFHGQSPEWNSLYGTAYWNEMTEEQRKELTRQETASVASTGIWFEMILQQMVLRDIYLMDHTDPRFQWALTEIADECRHSIMFARGSQKLGAPAYRPKRAVLELGRFMKTVGFGEAAYAGILVAEEVLDVMQRDWMRDERVVPFVRTISNIHVVEESRHMKFARDETRRALARASRARRHFQALVVAIAAYYIITSLVNPEVYVRAGLDPERARREAAANEHYKAQLRASCSGLMEFLADVGMLTRPALLFYQRAHLV; via the coding sequence ATGGCAAGCAGCACCGTTCGCCCGGAGAACGAGGGTCGGTTCGACAGCTCCACGGCCGAGCGGCTGCTCGGGTCGGCCGCGAAGCTGTCGTACGACCCCGCCGTCGAGGTCGACTGGGACACCCCCCTCGACAAGGACTTCCACGGCCAGAGCCCCGAGTGGAACTCCCTCTACGGCACGGCCTACTGGAACGAGATGACCGAGGAGCAGCGCAAGGAGCTGACCCGCCAGGAGACCGCCTCGGTCGCCAGCACCGGCATCTGGTTCGAGATGATCCTCCAGCAGATGGTGCTCCGCGACATCTACCTGATGGACCACACCGACCCCCGGTTCCAGTGGGCCCTCACCGAGATCGCCGACGAGTGCCGGCACTCCATCATGTTCGCCCGCGGCTCCCAGAAGCTCGGCGCGCCCGCGTACCGGCCCAAGCGGGCCGTGCTCGAACTCGGGCGCTTCATGAAGACCGTCGGCTTCGGCGAGGCCGCGTACGCCGGAATCCTCGTCGCCGAGGAGGTCCTCGACGTCATGCAGCGCGACTGGATGCGCGACGAGCGGGTCGTCCCCTTCGTCCGCACCATCAGCAACATCCATGTCGTCGAGGAGTCCCGGCACATGAAGTTCGCCCGGGACGAGACGCGCCGCGCCCTCGCCCGCGCGAGCAGGGCCCGCCGGCACTTCCAGGCCCTCGTCGTGGCCATCGCCGCGTACTACATCATCACCAGCCTGGTGAACCCGGAGGTGTACGTACGGGCCGGACTCGACCCCGAGCGGGCCCGCCGCGAGGCGGCCGCCAACGAGCACTACAAGGCACAGCTGCGCGCCAGTTGCTCCGGACTCATGGAGTTCCTGGCCGACGTCGGGATGCTGACCCGGCCCGCGCTCCTCTTCTACCAGCGCGCCCACCTCGTCTGA
- a CDS encoding FAD-dependent oxidoreductase, which yields MTYAITQTCCNDATCVAVCPVNCIHPTPEEPDFGTTEMLYIDPEACIDCGACADACPVDAIFPADRLTGRLREYEAINAGYYTDRTPEPALVSPNFHPWGAPSFPRSLPADFAALRIAVVGTGPAGMYAAEDLLLHTNAEVTLIDRLPVAGGLLRYGVAPDHPATRGAGETFARFHAHPRVRMRLGVEIGKEVTVEELAAHHDAVVYAVGAPSDRRLGIPGEDLPGSVSATSVVSWYNAHPETGADAVRLTAERAVVVGNGNVALDVARVLVTDPDALAGTDIADHALAALRGSRVSEVVLLARRGPEDAAYTSSELLALKHLPGVDLVVDDRDPRTGATVDAAADGEKAALLRDVTRETVDWTRAPAPDRRRIVLRFHSAPVEAVGTDAVRAVRVTEDGSPSGTEIEAGLLVRAIGYRGVPLAGLPFDEATGTVPHEAGRVAGLPGGYVVGWVKRGPSGGIGANRACAEETVGTLLADAVSGALPTPTGTARDFHRLARKRSRHLVDARGLAAIDRTERARGREAGRPRVKLATLPELVAAARGSRRRLKI from the coding sequence ATGACCTACGCGATCACCCAGACCTGCTGCAACGACGCCACGTGCGTCGCCGTCTGCCCGGTCAACTGCATCCATCCGACGCCCGAGGAACCGGACTTCGGCACCACGGAGATGCTGTACATCGACCCCGAGGCCTGCATCGACTGCGGCGCCTGCGCCGACGCCTGCCCCGTCGACGCGATCTTCCCGGCGGACCGGCTCACCGGACGGCTGCGGGAGTACGAGGCCATCAACGCCGGCTACTACACGGACCGGACGCCCGAACCGGCCCTGGTCTCGCCCAACTTCCACCCGTGGGGCGCGCCCTCGTTCCCCCGCTCACTGCCGGCCGACTTCGCCGCGCTGCGGATCGCGGTCGTCGGCACGGGACCCGCGGGCATGTACGCCGCCGAGGACCTCCTCCTCCACACCAACGCCGAGGTGACCCTGATCGACCGGCTGCCGGTGGCCGGCGGACTCCTGCGGTACGGCGTGGCGCCGGACCACCCGGCGACCAGGGGCGCCGGGGAGACCTTCGCCCGCTTCCACGCCCACCCCCGGGTCCGGATGCGGCTGGGGGTGGAGATCGGCAAGGAGGTCACCGTCGAGGAACTCGCCGCGCACCACGACGCGGTGGTCTACGCGGTGGGCGCGCCCTCCGACCGGCGGCTCGGCATCCCCGGCGAGGACCTGCCCGGCAGCGTCTCGGCGACCTCCGTCGTCTCCTGGTACAACGCGCATCCCGAGACCGGCGCGGACGCCGTCCGGCTCACCGCCGAGCGGGCGGTCGTCGTCGGCAACGGCAACGTGGCCCTCGACGTCGCCCGGGTCCTCGTCACGGACCCCGACGCCCTCGCCGGTACGGACATCGCCGACCACGCCCTCGCCGCCCTGCGCGGCAGCCGGGTGAGCGAGGTGGTCCTGCTCGCCCGCCGGGGCCCCGAGGACGCGGCGTACACGAGCTCCGAACTGCTCGCCCTGAAGCACCTCCCGGGGGTGGACCTGGTCGTCGACGACCGGGACCCGCGCACCGGCGCGACCGTGGACGCGGCGGCGGACGGGGAGAAGGCCGCGCTGCTGAGGGACGTGACGCGGGAGACGGTGGACTGGACTCGGGCCCCCGCACCGGACCGGCGCCGGATCGTGCTCCGCTTCCACTCCGCCCCGGTCGAGGCCGTCGGCACCGACGCGGTCCGCGCGGTCCGGGTCACGGAGGACGGATCGCCGTCCGGTACGGAGATCGAGGCGGGTCTCCTCGTCCGGGCGATCGGCTACCGGGGGGTCCCCCTGGCGGGGCTGCCCTTCGACGAGGCGACCGGGACGGTGCCGCACGAGGCCGGGCGGGTGGCCGGGCTGCCCGGCGGCTATGTCGTCGGCTGGGTCAAGCGCGGGCCCTCCGGCGGTATCGGGGCCAATCGGGCCTGCGCGGAGGAGACCGTCGGGACGCTGCTCGCGGACGCGGTCTCCGGGGCACTGCCGACGCCGACGGGCACGGCACGGGACTTCCACCGACTCGCGCGGAAGCGCAGCCGCCATCTCGTCGACGCGCGCGGTCTCGCGGCCATCGACCGGACCGAGCGGGCCAGGGGCCGGGAGGCGGGTCGCCCCCGGGTCAAGCTCGCCACGCTGCCGGAGCTCGTCGCGGCGGCGCGGGGCAGCCGCCGACGTCTGAAGATCTGA
- a CDS encoding Type-2Aa cytolytic delta-endotoxin encodes MAASFRTVVEVGADHLAQARSIDRVFQEAIAPATVNFDFEAIREAAAAVPDSTVVKMVRGWGLQEYAPVLVMVLSLKEAVRQALPPECAEAGFWATVERELVQAFTGLAAQEGQPGLSFYEESGERTRFYRDLFFALQDEETGEHMYALAFCVDVTVELPKARAVALELTDIVPFAVRLNAIVVRQALDLVA; translated from the coding sequence TTGGCCGCCAGTTTCAGGACCGTCGTCGAGGTGGGAGCGGATCATCTCGCGCAGGCCCGGTCCATCGACCGGGTGTTCCAGGAGGCGATCGCGCCGGCGACCGTCAACTTCGACTTCGAGGCGATCCGGGAGGCCGCCGCGGCCGTCCCGGACAGCACCGTGGTGAAGATGGTGCGGGGCTGGGGGCTCCAGGAGTACGCCCCCGTCCTGGTCATGGTCCTCTCCCTCAAGGAGGCCGTCCGGCAGGCGCTTCCGCCGGAGTGCGCGGAGGCCGGGTTCTGGGCCACCGTCGAGCGGGAGCTCGTCCAGGCCTTCACCGGCCTCGCCGCGCAGGAGGGGCAGCCCGGTCTCTCCTTCTACGAGGAGTCGGGGGAGCGGACCCGGTTCTACCGGGACCTGTTCTTCGCCCTGCAGGACGAGGAGACCGGGGAGCACATGTACGCCCTGGCCTTCTGCGTCGACGTGACCGTCGAGCTGCCGAAGGCGCGGGCCGTCGCCCTGGAGCTGACGGACATCGTGCCGTTCGCGGTCCGGCTCAACGCGATCGTGGTCCGCCAGGCCCTGGACCTCGTGGCCTGA
- a CDS encoding LysR family substrate-binding domain-containing protein produces MTGSDASPADSPSFPSSSPSSFRLAYVPGVTPSKWVRVWNERLPDVPLTLLALTPAEAFGALREGAADAGLVRLPVDRDDLSAIPLYTETTVVVIPKDHLLAAAEEVTVEDLAEELVLHPLDDTLGWEQLPGLPANERPETTADAIELVAAGVGVLAVPQSLARLHHRKDLTYRTLTEVPQSRVALSWRAADEAPDLVEEFIGIVRGRTVNSTRGRRAEAQKGQKQPKDQKERKSGAKPGRSGKPGAGSRTGKPTARKPGGAGGSGRGRTGGKPRKRS; encoded by the coding sequence GTGACAGGCTCGGACGCTTCCCCCGCGGATTCCCCCTCTTTCCCCTCCTCCTCCCCTTCCTCCTTCAGGCTCGCCTACGTGCCCGGAGTGACGCCCTCGAAGTGGGTGCGGGTCTGGAACGAGCGCCTGCCCGACGTACCCCTGACGCTGCTCGCCCTGACGCCCGCCGAGGCCTTCGGCGCCCTCCGCGAGGGTGCGGCCGACGCCGGTCTGGTCCGGCTCCCCGTGGACCGGGACGACCTGAGCGCCATCCCGCTCTACACGGAGACGACGGTCGTCGTCATCCCCAAGGACCACCTGCTCGCGGCGGCGGAGGAGGTCACGGTCGAGGACCTCGCCGAGGAGCTCGTCCTGCACCCGCTCGACGACACCCTCGGCTGGGAGCAGCTGCCCGGCCTCCCGGCGAACGAGCGCCCCGAGACGACCGCCGACGCGATCGAGCTGGTCGCGGCGGGCGTCGGCGTGCTCGCCGTGCCGCAGTCCCTCGCCCGGCTGCACCACCGCAAGGACCTCACCTACCGGACGCTGACCGAGGTCCCGCAGTCGCGGGTGGCCCTGTCGTGGCGGGCCGCGGACGAGGCGCCCGACCTGGTGGAGGAGTTCATCGGCATCGTGCGCGGCCGCACGGTGAACAGCACCCGGGGCCGTCGCGCCGAGGCCCAGAAGGGCCAGAAGCAGCCGAAGGACCAGAAGGAGCGGAAGTCCGGGGCCAAGCCCGGCCGGTCCGGGAAGCCGGGTGCCGGCTCGCGTACGGGCAAGCCCACGGCCCGGAAGCCCGGCGGTGCCGGAGGTTCCGGCCGGGGCCGGACCGGCGGGAAGCCCCGCAAGCGGTCCTGA
- a CDS encoding DUF5997 family protein, with protein MTSHQSTQTMKPATAAKKLGVYLEATPAEFQEGVVSRTELNELQANPPAWLQELRQNGPHPRPVVAQRLGISIAGLARGGITDPLTTEQIEELRQELPEWLQKERATQAEVRKETVRIKERDAERAARARGQQGA; from the coding sequence ATGACGTCGCACCAGAGCACCCAGACGATGAAGCCCGCCACCGCGGCGAAGAAGCTGGGTGTGTACCTCGAGGCCACCCCCGCAGAGTTCCAGGAGGGTGTCGTCTCGCGCACCGAGCTGAACGAGCTCCAGGCCAATCCCCCGGCCTGGCTCCAGGAGCTCCGGCAGAACGGTCCGCACCCCCGCCCCGTGGTCGCGCAGCGGCTCGGCATCTCCATCGCCGGTCTCGCGCGCGGTGGCATCACCGACCCGCTCACCACCGAGCAGATCGAGGAGCTCCGGCAGGAGCTTCCCGAGTGGCTGCAGAAGGAGCGCGCCACCCAGGCGGAGGTCCGCAAGGAGACCGTCCGCATCAAGGAGCGCGACGCGGAGCGCGCCGCGCGCGCCCGAGGCCAGCAGGGCGCCTGA
- a CDS encoding universal stress protein: MSDTNTASEPPVVVGVDGSEHSLRALEWALSAAEHLGSPLVVAHVRSDALQLGAARIASLGPSPELPDAVMAAVRTVVEKRGHSMPVRYESLDGSVTDALPAAARGARLLVTGSRGHGGFASLLLGSTSRTLAATAPCPLVVVPHEARAAALEGGAEGGRVLLGLHPEETPDEVVDFAFEAARHRGVSLEAVTAFRLPPQPTSLVVAPAPALQVPPPLPLADDAEQFVREAEREQEERLRPFAERWPEVGLVRTVLPGDAAGVLVEGSRDAGLVVVGRHHRHRFGSLLIGSVAHAVLHHAHCPVAVVPPVPQERARA; encoded by the coding sequence ATGAGTGACACGAACACCGCGTCCGAGCCGCCCGTCGTCGTCGGTGTGGACGGGTCCGAGCACAGTCTCCGGGCCCTCGAATGGGCCCTGAGCGCCGCCGAGCACCTGGGATCGCCGCTGGTCGTGGCCCATGTGCGCTCCGACGCCCTCCAGCTCGGCGCCGCCCGAATCGCCTCGCTGGGGCCGTCCCCCGAGCTGCCCGACGCGGTCATGGCCGCCGTACGGACGGTCGTCGAGAAGCGCGGGCACTCCATGCCCGTACGGTACGAGTCGCTCGACGGCTCCGTGACGGACGCCCTGCCGGCGGCGGCTCGGGGCGCGCGGCTCCTGGTGACCGGTTCCCGCGGGCACGGCGGCTTCGCGAGCCTGTTGCTCGGCTCGACCAGCCGTACGCTCGCCGCGACGGCGCCCTGTCCGCTCGTCGTCGTCCCGCACGAGGCCCGCGCGGCCGCCCTGGAGGGCGGTGCGGAGGGCGGCCGGGTGCTGCTCGGTCTGCACCCGGAGGAGACTCCGGACGAGGTGGTGGACTTCGCGTTCGAGGCGGCGCGCCACCGGGGCGTATCGCTGGAGGCCGTGACGGCCTTCCGGCTGCCCCCGCAGCCGACCAGTCTCGTCGTCGCCCCGGCGCCGGCGCTCCAGGTGCCGCCACCGCTCCCCCTCGCGGACGACGCGGAGCAGTTCGTACGGGAGGCGGAACGGGAGCAGGAGGAGCGGCTGCGGCCGTTCGCGGAGCGGTGGCCGGAGGTCGGGCTCGTGCGGACGGTGCTGCCCGGGGACGCGGCGGGAGTGCTGGTGGAGGGCTCGCGGGACGCCGGTCTGGTGGTCGTGGGCCGTCACCACCGGCATCGGTTCGGCTCGCTGCTCATCGGCTCGGTCGCCCACGCGGTGCTGCACCACGCGCACTGCCCGGTCGCCGTGGTTCCGCCCGTACCGCAGGAGCGGGCCCGGGCATGA
- a CDS encoding SUMF1/EgtB/PvdO family nonheme iron enzyme has product MRTQGDHAMIEVPAGRVTLSDRRTERSWTVDVGPFVLGSVPVTRGLYEQVMGARTSTAHGGRLPVEGVSWGDAIRFCDALSVHEGLRPAYRVPADDAGAEAPDWDLTADGYRLPTEAEWEHACRAGTTAPRYGPLDEIAWHRGNSGERLHEVGGRRPNAWGLHDMLGNVWEWCWDVYDAEVYGSYRVLRGGGWFDEHWSCRASVRRRSHPTLRIDDVGFRLARTLPSRTSQSV; this is encoded by the coding sequence ATGAGGACACAGGGGGACCACGCGATGATCGAGGTACCGGCGGGCCGGGTCACGCTCTCGGACCGGCGTACGGAGCGGAGCTGGACGGTCGACGTCGGCCCGTTCGTCCTGGGCTCCGTCCCCGTCACGCGGGGACTGTACGAGCAGGTCATGGGCGCGAGGACGAGTACCGCACACGGCGGCCGGCTCCCGGTCGAAGGGGTGTCCTGGGGCGACGCGATCCGTTTCTGCGACGCGCTGTCCGTACACGAGGGGCTCCGCCCCGCCTACCGCGTCCCGGCGGACGACGCCGGCGCCGAGGCACCGGACTGGGACCTGACCGCCGACGGCTACCGCCTCCCCACCGAGGCCGAATGGGAACACGCCTGCCGCGCCGGGACCACGGCGCCGCGCTACGGGCCGCTCGACGAGATCGCCTGGCACCGCGGCAACTCCGGCGAACGCCTTCATGAGGTCGGCGGCCGCCGCCCCAACGCCTGGGGCCTCCACGACATGCTGGGCAACGTGTGGGAGTGGTGCTGGGACGTGTACGACGCCGAGGTCTACGGCAGCTACCGGGTGCTGCGCGGCGGCGGATGGTTCGACGAGCACTGGAGCTGCCGGGCCTCGGTCCGCCGCCGCAGCCACCCGACCCTGCGGATCGACGACGTGGGCTTCCGGCTCGCCCGCACCCTCCCGAGCCGGACGAGCCAGAGCGTGTAG
- a CDS encoding VOC family protein yields the protein MAVRPEGTPVWADAMFKDVELAKTFYGDVLGWTFGESSTEFGNYTQAYKNGKAVAAVVPPMPGQDGAEQSAWCLYFASPDVAATAEKIKAAGGTVLMEPMQVGDFGSMCIALDPTGAAFGIWQAGQHEGFELEGESGAYVWAEVFTREPAKADPFYTAVFGYNSKKLQDEQMDFRVFDLGADPVLGRMKMTAEDFPPEIPSYIQIYFAVDNCDKAVEAAERLGGQKLFGPMDSPFGRFAAILDPQGAAFAVIDVRTTVGEMPEMV from the coding sequence ATGGCCGTACGACCTGAGGGCACGCCTGTCTGGGCGGACGCGATGTTCAAGGACGTCGAGCTTGCCAAGACGTTCTACGGCGACGTGCTCGGCTGGACCTTCGGCGAGTCCTCCACGGAATTCGGCAACTACACGCAGGCCTACAAGAACGGGAAGGCGGTCGCGGCCGTCGTCCCGCCGATGCCGGGGCAGGACGGTGCGGAGCAGTCGGCCTGGTGCCTGTACTTCGCGTCGCCCGACGTCGCCGCCACGGCGGAGAAGATCAAGGCCGCGGGCGGCACCGTCCTGATGGAGCCGATGCAGGTCGGCGACTTCGGGTCGATGTGCATCGCGCTGGACCCGACGGGCGCCGCGTTCGGCATCTGGCAGGCAGGGCAGCACGAGGGCTTCGAGCTGGAGGGTGAGAGCGGCGCGTACGTCTGGGCCGAGGTCTTCACCCGCGAGCCGGCGAAGGCCGACCCGTTCTACACCGCCGTCTTCGGCTACAACTCGAAGAAGCTGCAGGACGAGCAGATGGACTTCCGGGTCTTCGACCTCGGCGCGGACCCGGTGCTCGGACGCATGAAGATGACGGCGGAGGACTTCCCGCCGGAGATCCCCTCGTACATCCAGATCTACTTCGCCGTCGACAACTGCGACAAGGCCGTCGAAGCGGCCGAACGTCTCGGCGGGCAGAAGTTGTTCGGGCCGATGGACAGCCCCTTCGGGCGCTTCGCGGCGATCCTGGATCCGCAGGGTGCCGCTTTCGCCGTGATCGACGTCAGGACCACGGTCGGCGAGATGCCCGAGATGGTCTGA
- a CDS encoding ATP-binding cassette domain-containing protein produces the protein MLELDTVTAGYDRRAPVFRGASLTVAPGESVGLLGPSGCGKSTLARVAALLHRPDAGRLVLDGTEVTAWRHRAPRELRTAVGVVFQQPRTAADPRLTLADLLVEPLRATGRRTEAAARLAELAPAVGLTPDLLGRRPHEVSDGQLQRACLGRALALRPRWLVCDEMTAMLDASTTAALVAAVETYRAETGAGLLAVGHDRVLLHRWCDRTVEWKDCLPAEERA, from the coding sequence GTGCTTGAACTCGACACCGTCACCGCCGGATACGACCGCCGCGCCCCCGTATTCCGCGGTGCCTCGCTCACCGTCGCCCCCGGCGAGTCCGTCGGACTCCTCGGCCCCAGCGGCTGCGGCAAGTCCACCCTCGCCCGGGTCGCGGCCCTCCTCCACCGCCCGGACGCGGGCCGCCTCGTCCTCGACGGCACCGAGGTCACGGCCTGGCGGCACCGGGCGCCACGCGAACTCCGCACCGCCGTCGGCGTCGTGTTCCAGCAGCCCCGCACCGCCGCCGACCCGCGCCTCACCCTCGCCGACCTGCTCGTCGAACCCCTCCGCGCCACCGGCCGGCGAACCGAGGCGGCCGCCCGCCTCGCCGAACTCGCCCCGGCCGTCGGCCTCACCCCCGACCTCCTCGGCCGCCGCCCGCACGAGGTCAGCGACGGCCAGCTCCAACGCGCCTGCCTGGGCCGGGCCCTGGCCCTGCGCCCCCGCTGGCTGGTCTGCGACGAGATGACCGCGATGCTCGACGCCTCCACCACGGCCGCGCTGGTCGCCGCCGTCGAGACCTACCGCGCCGAGACCGGCGCCGGCCTCCTCGCCGTCGGCCACGACCGTGTCCTGCTGCACCGCTGGTGCGACCGCACGGTGGAGTGGAAGGACTGCCTGCCCGCCGAGGAGCGCGCGTGA
- a CDS encoding ABC transporter ATP-binding protein, which produces MLRALEAVSAERAEGAVLSVRDLSVRFRLRGGRTVEAVSDADFDLGAGECLALVGESGCGKSVLASALLGLLPANAETSGTALLAGPEGADATDLLAVGEKTLARTVRGRRVGLVPQSPAAHLTPVRTVRSQLEETVRALTGTSRRARRKAAEDAAERAAFPAGHLDRYPHELSGGLAQRAATALALIGDARLLLADEPTTGLDRDLVDRTVDELRRHADDGRALLLITHDLAAAARIADRVAVMYAGRIVEIAPAHRFFGPAGPRHPYARGLLDALPDRAFTPIPGMPPELSALPEGCAFAPRCPLATELCADRPAFTAGLACHHPEHPRA; this is translated from the coding sequence GTGCTCCGCGCCCTCGAAGCCGTCTCCGCCGAACGGGCGGAGGGCGCGGTCCTCAGCGTCCGCGACCTGAGCGTCCGCTTCCGGCTGCGCGGCGGCCGGACCGTCGAGGCCGTCAGCGACGCCGACTTCGACCTCGGCGCGGGGGAGTGCCTCGCCCTCGTCGGCGAGAGCGGCTGCGGCAAGTCCGTGCTGGCCTCCGCCCTCCTCGGGCTGCTCCCCGCCAACGCCGAGACGTCCGGTACGGCCCTGCTCGCGGGCCCCGAGGGCGCCGACGCGACCGACCTGCTCGCGGTCGGCGAGAAGACCCTCGCCCGCACCGTACGGGGCCGCCGCGTCGGGCTCGTACCGCAGAGCCCCGCCGCCCACCTCACCCCCGTCCGCACCGTACGGTCCCAGCTGGAGGAGACCGTCCGCGCACTCACCGGAACCTCCCGCCGGGCCCGCCGGAAGGCCGCCGAGGACGCCGCGGAGCGGGCCGCCTTCCCGGCCGGGCACCTCGACCGGTATCCGCACGAGCTGTCCGGCGGGCTCGCCCAGCGCGCCGCCACCGCCCTCGCTCTCATCGGCGACGCGCGGTTGCTGCTCGCCGACGAGCCGACCACGGGCCTCGACCGCGACCTCGTCGACCGCACCGTGGACGAACTGCGCCGCCATGCCGACGACGGCCGCGCCCTGCTCCTCATCACCCACGACCTGGCCGCCGCCGCACGCATCGCCGACCGGGTCGCCGTCATGTACGCGGGCCGCATCGTCGAGATCGCCCCCGCCCACCGCTTCTTCGGCCCCGCCGGCCCCCGCCACCCGTACGCCCGAGGTCTGCTCGACGCGCTGCCCGACCGGGCGTTCACCCCGATCCCCGGCATGCCGCCGGAGCTCTCCGCGCTGCCGGAGGGCTGCGCGTTCGCCCCACGCTGCCCGCTCGCCACCGAACTCTGCGCCGACCGCCCCGCGTTCACCGCCGGCCTGGCCTGCCACCACCCGGAGCACCCCCGTGCTTGA